The DNA sequence TTGAGAATTGTACAAGAAATCTAAAAGTTTTAGGTTGGATGCAGAAAGGGACCCACTGACAAATCCTGTTACAGATTAACTTAAATTTATTATCTAGAAAAAATAACTCTCTAATCATGAATTTGGTCACTGGGTGGCCACTTTTTGTCTCACCTTGTATAATAATCACTCAGACTGCTAATTTTAAATTATGCTTTTCACTTTGTTCTCATAGAAAACTTGACCCAAATATAAATCTGTACTGATTAATTCACACAGATAaccattcaaatgtttttttttaaaaaaaagggacttATGCCATATAGTTTTCTTTTGATATGTAGTTCTCTTTTTGCTGATTTTTGACACAACCCTTcgccaaaacaaaataacaacataattgTATTGTCACATTAAACATGATTTTCGTTCACTCACCTGACAATCACTCCTGTTGCTGAAGCTGCCTTTTCAAGGATGTTACAATGTGTATTTCAGATCAGCTCTGATTACAATGCTAAAATCTTTATTTAGAGATACTGTGTTTATCCTTCGTCGTGCTTACGTCTGCTGCACTATTCTGAATACCAGGACTGacgaaaaaaaagtgttgatctGCCGATGAGATGAGAAGAAGACTTTcgagatgcacacacacgacATTCTTGCACTCTTATATCCTCCTTAACTTCGACTGTTGTCTCATCACTGCCGCACTTTATACTTTAAgtaattttaacaaaaaaattacacttCTTTTGGTGAGAATTGTAAAATATGGACTAGTTAATGCATTGATGACGCAGGGACTAATGCTTTTCAACTGTGATTTCTCCATCCtgtgtaaattaaaatgaaaatgacataatAAAAGAAGATGTAATATACAAAATATCGAGCATATTGAGTTCATTTCTGCCCAGTttcttcaaatgaaaatgaaaacatgaaacatacgTTTCAACGACCTTGCATAACTTAATACTGTCCTCTAATTATGAAGCAACTGTCACCAGTGGcctaacttagcttagcataaagattaGAAACAGGGACATAGTTAGCCTAATCTGCAGTCATCACTTGCATGTCTTTGTACTGAAATATCATGTTGCTGCCATCTTAGCTTGTTAGTCTGTAAAGTGCAGATAGCCAGTTGCTAGCATTAGCCTCATATTTAGCATACAGACCGGATGGTAGTATCAATATTTGTACACTGTTATCTATATCTATTTTTTTGCCATAAAACAAAGAATACAAGCACCCTTATAGTAATATTCCTGTTTATTTACATCAGTTGTAAACATTCAACTCTTAACATGAATGTAAGTTTAGTAAAAGGCATGTTTAACTTgtataaaacacagaatgtaaacTCTTGGCAACCTTGCATGTAAATGCTGAGATGGAAAAGTGAGGAGGGAGATCTGTATTAATGTAAAACTGTATTTGTTGCAGGAATGTGCAGATTTGGGaatgcagatggaaaaaaaaatcattgcaaaTATTGCAATGACGTAATTCTAGCTCTGATTTGGTTATAATAGAAAAGACCCTCTTATAATCTACGTTGAGTACAATTATCACAAAATACATCTATGCAATTCAAGCGGTAATCATGGCTCAGACCAGTGCTGATCTTCGATAGTTTTACTAATTTTTAATTCAACCTGGAAACACTGTAAGAACCCCTGCAGTTGTTTAGAAATGCTGGCACAAAAAGTCAAGCAATTTAGCTGCAAATTCTGGAGGGATGAAGAAAAAACCCTTGATAAAGATGCTGGTCGTTTACCCTGGCTTGACCCTTCACAGTATCCTACAGCGTTACGATACATCAAGTTGCTTTTTTGCCTACACTGTATTCACACTGTGTCACAAACATATAGAGTCAAAAAAGTTATTTGTGGTTACATGATAATACAGTTGAGTGGTTTTTGGGGTTTTAAAGAGCTGTTGAGGGACACCAAAAGCACTCAAGTTATTATAATGTAATACtgcattatttcacaaaaaagcaACTTCACATTATAGTTACCTCTTACAGTATAACCTGACTGCTTAATAGGTAAGAGATGTTCAAAGTACATAACATCAAAACCATAATGAAATGAATGGTAACTTAAAGAAGAAGGATTCCTTTGAGAACTGAGATagatggggggaggaggaggaggagggggctgaAAGTTGAATCAGTCCCACTCGATGCCAAGAAGCTCACAGCTGACGTCCCACAGTCTCCTCGCTGTCTCCTCGCTTCTTCCCTGAGGGGCTACGAAGGCAGGGGCGCAGTcactgaaatgagaggagggagaatgATTGTTATATAAGAGCTAATAATGGTGTGAGtcatccccccccccgcccgccCGCAGTgatcttgtttctgtttgaccTTGTGCTTGATAATAATGTTAGTATcgtgatttattttgtctgtggACACTCTGGGAAGCGTGGACCCGggcagacacagaggagctgctTCTACGTGGTTAACGTTTCCGGTGAATTAGACGAACTGAATCATGACCTTCATCCGTGGCAGCTTGCAGTTGGAGCTGCAGCGATCAGTTTATTAATCAGTTGATCAAAAGAGAATTAATTTCCACCTATTTTATTAAATCGATTAATTGTTtcttcaagcaaaaatgtcacatatttgctgATTGCAGCGAcgtttgggttttggactgtctGTTGGAAACAGGAAGCAATTTTAAGACATCACTGtgagctctgggaaattgtgataaGGAATTTTatggttttctttttaaatgaaaaataatcatcagcCCCACATATGACAATAATTAACTTCTGGCTAAACAAAATTATATGAAACTAAGTATAAGGAACATAAAAAGGCAATAATACGACACAAAGATTTGAAACATGGTGGCCTGTTTTCAATGGCTCTGAAATCCAGAGGGTAattttattaaatcatttcagaaaacaGAGTTAAGAGATGGAAATATTTAACCATGCAGGTGGTTTGTCACAGACTTTTCCTCTAGTGTCACCATGAAGTTGACATGCACGATAGACACTGAACATCTAAACACGATTAACTGCTGCGAgattttgtaaaaacatttgtgttttcctcaagTGGAGCTGTAAAAGCTAGCTTGACTTTGCATTCACTtccattagcatgctaacagctaatttgATAAACATTATATCTACTGAAAAATAGCATGTCCTTGCGAGCATGTTGCAGTGCTAGAGTTAGCATTTTGCTAAGCTTCAGAgtcttatttcctctctctctcatttccagTTTGTCGGTTACACTTTCCAACCCTTCTTAATCTCCTGGATAGACTGAATCACAAGCAACTTATAATTTAAAGAGGAATTAAAGGAATATTTAGTAGAAGTATCTGCTGCATCACTCAACTCCAGACACCTGAATTGCTGTCTGTAGACGTTTAAGTTTGCCTCAGCAGTGAGACTGACGTCCCTCTGCCTTCCCCTCAAGAGTAATTGTACACAATAAAatactatttaaaaaaaaccctctaatGGAAAAACCATGCTCGAGTCATTGATGTAGACAAATGTGTCTCCCTTTGTCTAGTTCAAAGTTTTAAAGCCGGCAGCCTAGTTTTCCCAGAAACTGGGAttgtaatatttaattttaaaaaaagttgagaCCAAGTTACCAAATGGCCTCAACAGGAACGTGTTTGTTGCGCAATCTGATACCTCGCGGCACATTTTCCCTTCAgctgttaaaataataattaatgataaataatgaaagtTCCTCAGACAGATGGGgcatcaaaaaaagaaaaaagaaaaaacaattccGCATGCAGTCGCTGTCACCTACCTAAAGTGTTTCCCAGAGATTGAGTGCAGCTCTTCCGCCACGGCGCAGTAGATGCTGGTCTGTGCTCCTTCCCGTGGCGTTTTTAGGAACACGGAGAAGACGGTGAAGAATATCGTCATGAGAGTCGAGTGTCTGGTCAGGTCGGAGTTCACCGTCCCCGGGTGGACTGAGTTCACTGTCACATTGGTACCTGCGAGGGCAAAGCACCTACGTCACTATGGGAGACATTTACCCTCATCAAACTGCCTGGAATTTAACTCAAGTTGAAGGTCCCTTTATCCTCTCTTTTACTTTTCCTTATAAGAATtgtatattaatatttaattaccTGGCATTTTAggtaaaatatttatcattCTGTGGAATTTACCATTTCCCCCCTCCTGTGTCTAAAGTCTTTCACTTCCAAAATACTGAGAGTAGACGATGAATCATCTGTGCTTCTGTAAAATACTGAGCACAGAATGGGTGTCACACTTCACTTAATATGAATATAAACATTAAACTTGCACTACATGGTTTTGAAACACCAATATTTTCAACAGAAGTGTGTTTATGACGTTGTTGTTGGTCCACCCTCGAGACAAAGCATCCCTAGTCCCTCTCTCTGTTAGTATTCAGAGCAGCTCATCTGTCCGTTCTCccatgttctctgtgtgtttctgtacctTTGAGTCTGCGTGCCAGCTCTCTGGCGAACAGCACATTTGCCAGTTTGCTCTGGCAGTACGCTAATCCACTGTTGTAGCTCCCCTGGCTGTGAAGGTCGTGGAAACGGATCCAGCCGAAGTTGTGTGCCAGAGATGAGACGACCACGATCCGGGCCGGCGCACTGCGCTTCAGCTGCCCGATCAGGAGGGACGTCAACAGGAAGTGTCCTGCCAGAAGtgagacacacatacagtcagttCAGCCTGTGGTTCTGTTAACCTGCCAGTAAAACAAGTCAGctgatcattttcttttattcaggTGAATTAAGTTCACTTCAACTTATTTTGGTTCTAATTTAATAGCTAAATCGTAATTTCACAGATTCTGTTTAAATGCTTGGTTTCAGAGAGAAGGTTGAGAcaaatgtgactgaaaacaacatGTAGAAACTATTACATGAATATTATTGATGACTTCTTGTCTGGTTGTTACTGGTTTGTAGAAACTGAAGTGAAAGAGTAAACTGACGGGCATTCACTCGTGAAGAACGgtggtgttgtgtcaaagtctgttcccttGCTGATAAGTGGTTCCTCTCACCACTGTGAACTGAGAGGGTTCAAAACTGACATTCTTTCACAACAATTCTTTTCATAATTGGCAATTAATCAGTTAAATGTTGCAAGACAACTGATTATGTTGTGGATAAACAAGACGTTTGACAGCGTAACCTTTGGGAAACACTTTGACAATGGcgattttacacaaagcctcctCCAGAGCCAGCGTTTAGTTTGTCCTGTCTGAGCTACTGTAGGAACGTGAAGTGCAACATGAAGCACAACCATTCTTCATTTCAGCcgagaaaataataatgaatatttgTTTCAACTCTGACCCCAAATCCCTTCAAATCCTCCACATTGGACCTTTTAAGCTTTGATTTGTTAATGGATTCGAGCTCGGTCTTACCCAAGTGATTGACTCCGATATGCATCTCAAAGCCGTCGATTGTTTTTGTGTAGGGGCACATCATCACGCCAGCGTTGTTGATGAGGATATGAAGATGGTTGACCTCTGcggaaagaaaaacataaaacaaataaaacactgcagctttacTCTGTACGTAGATGCTGGAATCAAACAGATGCGCGCTCACCTCTGAGGAATTTCTGTGCGAAGGCTCGTATCGAGCAGGTGTCTGCGAGGTCGAGCTCCCGAACCTCCACTTGTGCTTTGGGATACGCAGCTCGTATACTGTccgctgcctcctctccctTGTCTATGTCTCGGCATGCCATGATCACCCGAGCCCCTGTCGTGAAAGATAAGCAGCGGCTAAActatgaacaaaacagaaaccatATTAATGCACAGaagagaggacggaggaggctgctgctggcttttTGTGCAGACAGGCAGTCTCTGGTTCAGGTTTGTGGCTCAGTGATGTTGGATAGTGTTTGTAAAACTGACCCACATCTTATGTTGCTCTTAAAGTAAAGCACTACTGTTAGTGTAACATATCAAGGTCAACCAAAGGATCATAGAATACAAAGAACGCACAGAGAGTTAGGATTGTTGGTTTGCATTTGCGATTGAAATTTCATGCATTCCACTGTCTTAACTGAGAAACACTGAGCAAACGCTACACAAAAAAAGAGTTGATTTAAATATCCTTTAAACCtaacatgtcattaaaaaatgaaaactgaaattagACTTTATAGTAGCAGGTTAAACCAGAATGAGGTCATACAGTAGGTCACCGAGGACAGACAAGAAAGGAGCTGATaagttattttgtcacagcagacaTCTGAATTTGTAGTTGtgggaaaaacacagcagcaccagggTTCAACTGGGGTGTAAACAATGACACATAGTAGCAGCGTGAGGTGGGACACTAAAATAgatgtaaatatacaaaaaaaaaaaaaaaaaagattaataagGATTTTATAGCAATCTGTGTGCAAAAAAAGTCCTGTGATATACATACTGTGTGGGACAACTACTGGGTGCTGTTGTGGGTgctacatatataaatatatggtTTTATTTGGGCTGTAAAATTCTAATTCTAATTTAAACCTGGTGGTTTCAGTGTTACAGTCCTATAGAGGACACAACAGTTGGTGGCAGGTTGTGGGTGTACAGGAGCACTTTGTATTCCAACATATCACCAAGGAGTCACCTCGCATCGCCAGGTCCAGGGCCGTCTCCTTCCCGATCCCTGTGTTGGCTCCAGTGATGAGGACTGTCTTCCCATGCAGATCAGCTGAGGACTGACACACTCCTCCTGCTGCGTATTTCctatcaaaaacacaacagccacTTGGTGAGCAACAACTTGGAAAGACACTGACTTGAGATCTGTTTGGACTGGAGGACTGTGACAGAAGTTCTGCCCTCTTTAGAGGGGGGAGGTTGGACCACATGGACAGCCTGGGCTTAATTATTCATAGAGAAAACTTGGAGCATGAACAGTTTTCCCTCAGTCATACGAGCCACACCACTGAGCAGAGCCTCCGCACAGCCAATGGCTCTGCTGGAGTAATGCGTACATATATAGCTCCGCCTACGCGCAGCCTCCTGATAGGCCCGAGCGGCTGTGATGAGAGCTCCCGGTTCATCACTGTGCTAAAACTCCCACAGCTCCATCATTCTGTTCCATTGATTTCCCTGGtcagataataaaataaaataaaaaaaaaagccaagccAGCGTCGAGTGAAACCACGACCCGTCTGAGAATAAAACCTCTAATAGGACGATCAGCTGGGTCCGATGTGCAGACAGTGTCACTGCAAACAAGCCCGATCGCGATAACTGCATCAGAGCAGTGTAATTAATGTCCTGTCAAGCAAGTAACCACCTATTCCGAcccctgttttctcttttctgtgaGGACATACGAGTGTGTTTTAATTGCTACTTACCTTATGTGCGGTGCAAATAGGATCACCAGTAGCGACACCACTCCGAGGCCCGCGACTATTAATAAAAGCAGCATAATAAAGCGGATTCAGGCGCCTGTGCGTCTTCCAGCCGGATGCCTCTGCTCTGTAGGCAGAACAGCTGATGTCAAAGCATAAAGGGGTGCAGAACGTAGTGAGGGGAAAAGATCCAGCGCGAAGGGAATCATGGGATTGTAGTTTTTTACAGCCTGGCCAGACAGGAACTGACATCTTTATTatttaacatcaaaatgatgaGCCTTcaattttaatgtatttatattaataatatattcaAATATGGTAAGACAGGATAGAAacaattgttgttgttttaagctGATTAGCGCAATCAAAGTTCATGTTTCTAATTTCTCCAATAACCTTTcacatgtttggtttttttgtttgtttttttgaccattttactattattacttATATTAGGACTAACAGAATCTTCCATACTCACACAAACgtgcaagaaaaagaaaagaaaaaagctagGTCACAATAACTATGGACAAGAATGACAATATATCacataaattaattaataaacgggtaaaaacaaattaacaatacaAGTTTACACGgaggtttaaaaaaatcaagtgttATGTGTATATACTTGAAATATATATAagatataatttaaaaaaaaaattttttaaaaaaaggcatatAGTTCTGTGTCgttgattgtttttaaagtaCCGGTAATAATAAAAGAGCTTAAAACGTCATTTCCCAGAAGGCGCTGCGACAGCTGTCCACGTAGTGCCTGACTAAAATTAACATCCAAGTgcctttttgtctgttttcacgAAGATTTAGCGTTATCTTTTCGTACGGTGTATTCATTAAGGGAATATGACCTTTCGCCTGATTTatatattgattaaaaaaataatacctACGtgattgtttttgatttttggtcTGGATTTTTAGGCGGTCGATCACGAGGACCATCATGCGGAAAAGTCCCGGGGATCTAATTATCGCCAAAGCAGAACTAACAGGCTAACTTACAGTTGTGAGCGACTGTaaatagtgttttattttcccactGAAAGACAAAGACGTTTGTCAAAAAAGAGGCAGCGAAAGCTACAGTTAAACCAAAATGTCGTCGGAGGAATTTGAAAAGTTACACGAGATCTACAGATCGCTGTATGACGAGCTAAAGCTAATGCCAGAGAGAGCTCTGGGCTGCCACGGAGGTAAACAATCCATAATGTCGCTTTACCTGAAGTTTAACGGCTAATGTCGAGGTTAACTGACTGTGTAACCAAACCAATAATCACACATTAGAtgtttttctgtgctgctgaacGTGAACTCTGTGTTGTATtcgcagaggagaggaagaggctggTGAGGACCTTCGATGAGAGGCAGGGGGAGGCTGAGGAAGTGGTGAGCTGCTCTCTCTAGTTAGGAGCTTTGGGAGTCACAGCAGCTCATTTAAAGCTATTTGTACAACCATTAATAAGATAAACACCTTTAAGCAGAAGGTGGACTGACTTTGCCCACTTTATAAACAGTAAAACCTCACCGGTTCAAGATGTTGACGCCTGCTTCCTCTTATTATGAACTCCTTCTTATATtgtcttttaaataaacaactttgTTATAACAGTGGGGGAAGAAGCACTGCCTGATACCTGAATAACTTATGCAGTCAAATACTTATTTAAATCATGTTCATGGTGTGATATTTAGTGTTGATTCAGCTCAATACACGTCTGTAACAGTTTCAAAATCTAAATtgtgatgattatttattttttttaaaaaaaggatggaAGTGGAGCTGATTTGAAGCACCTCATAATCACATTTATAGCAGTGTTTATGAATTAGATAACTCTGCACATTGCACATTTGCACAGTCTCATCTGTTTTCACATGTATTATATATTACACACATcacgtacacacatacacttactTTATATGGCATATAGTatgcttatttttattctaatagtttgtattgtatttttattcaattgCTATTTTATTCTTTGCtacttttcccccctctgtaCTGCTggttacctgtgaatttctgCCAGTGGcaatcaataaaggaacatcttatcttataatattttgtgttaaatatCATTCAGCAAAGTAAATAGAAAACAATAGCCATAACACTTGTAAAGTTAAATGCACCTCATGTTCCCCTTGAAATGTGGTGGAGTAGAAGTGTAGAGTAGAgttaaaacctttttaaatgacCTTTTTCCTCTTACTGTACTCTGCATGGTTATGCGTTTCTCGAATTATATGTTACAATTTTCTGATGTCTCTAGTTACAAGGAATGGAAGCAGAGCTGCGTGATGCGCCTCCCACCCACCGTAATGCTATGAGTACAAAGTTGCGCTTGTACCGCCGGGATCTGGGCAAGCTGCAGAGGGACATGAAGAACTCTGCTCCTGCGTTTGGCTCCTCTGGCCTGTCAGTGGAGGGAAGTCATCATGGCATCTATTCATCACAAAACCAACAGAGTGTGAGTGTCGAACTGAGGACTTTGATATCTTAAAATTGCCGTTTGTGGTggtgtcacatttcatttcctcttctttcttcctgttCTGCCACACCTCCCGTCATTTACTGTGGTTTTCTTTGCAGACACACCTGCAGTCCCAGAGGGCATTGCTGCTCCAGGGCACAGATTCTCTGAATAGCGCCAGCCAGAGTATTGAACGAAGTCAGCGCATCGCCAACGAGACAGAGCAGATCGGCACAGATATCATCGAGGAGCTGGGAGAGCAGAGGGAACAGCTGGACCGCACCAGAAACAGAGTGAGCTGCTGtgcattgttattttgttaACATGTGCGATAAGATTGTGATGCTCCCATAGATCTAATCCATTTAGAGTCGTTACTGTACGTTGtattatgttttagtccctttATATAGTTTGTTACTGAATTTTATAAAAATGAGTCTTCAGCGGTGACAGTGTGTAGGATACACATCTAGTACTCAGGTTTGGGTCGATGTTACTTATATTGATTTGGTTTAGTAACTTTAACATTGggagaagcagaaacacattttgtagtTGTCAGATCATGATTTTGTTAAATCTGTTTCGTCTTGTTTGCTCTGTAGTTGGTGAATACTGGAGAAAACCTCAGTCGAAGTAGAAAAATACTTCGTGCCATGTCGCGGcggtgagtgtgttttttttaatcaattttatGCTAAATGTATagttaaagaaaaaactgaaaatacacaataaaataaaatggttatAAATGCTCCTCTTATTGTGgtctctttattttattttttttgtcctgtagGCTGGTGACGAACAAGTTGCTGTTAGGTGTCATCATTTTAATGGAGTTGGCCATTCTGGGTGCTGTGATTTATCTGAAGTTCTTCAGAAAATGAAACTATACCTGTCTGAACGGAGTCAACGCTCTGGATCCAGGACAAACCCAGACTCTCAGCATCTGTCTCCACTGACTGTCCAGTAGCAATAatttttttctactgttttcAGCCAATCGTTtctgtaaatacaaaaatggaCGAAATGACTCAGTCTTAAAGTGAACCTTTACCAAGAGGGGATTCTGTCCATGTGAAGGTGATTTGATTTTGAACCTGTCAATGGACCAAACCTACAGAGACTCCTTGGACAAACTTGCTGAGATTTGCACAGTTTTATCAGACTGTTATTGCCAATGATGCCCTGCAGGATGAGTTTTTTGGACTTGCGTGGGCTGCTACCGACCCCAGAGTTGATTCTCTGAAAGGACTGGAAAGGAGAGTACTAAAACCTGAGTTTAAATGTATTAGTCCGAGgtttaaatatgaagaaaatggGTGAAAACTCTTAAAACATGCAATGTTCTTAATGTCTAATCACTGTATAGTACAAAATCACTGTCAGAAATAGGTTCCATATTCCTTTATCAACAGTCAACACATCATTAAAGTTAATCTTTAACCTCAGTTTG is a window from the Acanthopagrus latus isolate v.2019 chromosome 16, fAcaLat1.1, whole genome shotgun sequence genome containing:
- the rdh12 gene encoding retinol dehydrogenase 12, with amino-acid sequence MLLLLIVAGLGVVSLLVILFAPHIRKYAAGGVCQSSADLHGKTVLITGANTGIGKETALDLAMRGARVIMACRDIDKGEEAADSIRAAYPKAQVEVRELDLADTCSIRAFAQKFLREVNHLHILINNAGVMMCPYTKTIDGFEMHIGVNHLGHFLLTSLLIGQLKRSAPARIVVVSSLAHNFGWIRFHDLHSQGSYNSGLAYCQSKLANVLFARELARRLKGTNVTVNSVHPGTVNSDLTRHSTLMTIFFTVFSVFLKTPREGAQTSIYCAVAEELHSISGKHFSDCAPAFVAPQGRSEETARRLWDVSCELLGIEWD
- the vti1b gene encoding vesicle transport through interaction with t-SNAREs homolog 1B, with product MSSEEFEKLHEIYRSLYDELKLMPERALGCHGEERKRLVRTFDERQGEAEEVLQGMEAELRDAPPTHRNAMSTKLRLYRRDLGKLQRDMKNSAPAFGSSGLSVEGSHHGIYSSQNQQSTHLQSQRALLLQGTDSLNSASQSIERSQRIANETEQIGTDIIEELGEQREQLDRTRNRLVNTGENLSRSRKILRAMSRRLVTNKLLLGVIILMELAILGAVIYLKFFRK